CAACTCCgattttctcctcttctgtaGGTATCCACATAATTGGTTATTTTCCCTCCGGTAGAGCAAGCCACATTATGTCGATATCGTGAGATGATGCtgctgaaaattaaaaaaataaataaaataaaaaaaatacagagagcTGAAGGCTACAAATGATCCCGGTTGCTCTCATACATGGGACCTACATGTCTCGACCGGATTCAGCATCCtgacgtttgtgtgtgtgtgagtgtgtgcacacacaaaaaaagaggggggtgggaagaggaggaaaggaccATCCAAGCCTCAATATCTCCGCTCTATTATGTCCCGGCGTGTGTCTCCAGTCTGATGCAGTCTCCGTGTCCACCTAatgtaacgcacacacacacacgcgcgcgtaAAGGGATGCACGCACTTGACGCACGCACACGGCGAGCGGTTTTTATGctctccttaaaaaaaaaaaaaagccgcaTTTCAAGTGGAACAGGGATTTCTTTATGtggcttatatatatatttcattttctttgttttgtttttgttttataaccCAGCCAATCGCGTTCAAGTCCAGCTGATCCACAATAGGCTGCTCAGCCCCCGTGAACTGAGGCTGGATCGGTCGGTAATTAGTCGGTAATAGGTCGTTGATATTTCTTCAGTCGAGCTGGTGCAAGAAAATactaagaaaacagaaatataccATAAGCTGCGCCATCTTCATGGTCGTCACATGACTCGTTTTGTCAACACTGATGTGTCAAGCATTTACAAATATATGCGCCCTCTCTcatccgctctctctctctgcatggcAGTTGCatccatcacaaacacaaactgcattTCGCCCCCCTTTGCTTGGATGCTCTGATGCTTTGGATGTTGGCTGGCAGTCTGCCTTTTTTGATTGAATGTGTCGCTTTGGGGTCTGTTGGCCATAAAGTAGCTCCCGGTGTTACAGATCAGAGCAGGACCATGTGGGGAAGCACCTCCTGGTTGAGTCATTTCAAAGAAACTAGATCCACTACCGGCGATGCTTTGTCATAGTGCAGTCATGCTCCCACACACAAGATGAGATGCAACTAATTCCTAACGGACAATTTCCCCTCTGAGTTTGATTGATGGCTTCAGCAAACTGTGGATTTCCCATCAGACCTACATCACACAACCCGCTGGCTGATTTATCAATGGCgttcacataaaaataaatgatggaatCTGAAGTTTAGTGTTGTTATTTATTCACCTGTGACTTAATGCTTAATCACAGCTTCCTGTTCATGTAAACCAGAAGTCTTCATTTTGGACTTGAGTTGAGATTTGTTACTGGTGAGTCCCACATCTGCTGCATTCTCCAACAGCATCCCTGGAGCTGGTATTtggatttttaaatatatcatttagtgtgtaagatttagggagctCTAGTAAGTAAGTAAACACATTTACTTTTTCAAGTATCATGCACCAAATGTGCCCAGCCcacaagacaacaaacaaaggcAATGAACAATTACAAGAACAAAAGATCCAATGATACACTACTCATAGCAgacaatacagaaaataaatgaggcACTGACTGTTCCCCCGAAACACATCCAACATAAAAAGGCCTCTTacgtgtgtagaggctacagtcctcgctgcagctggccccagcTCGAATCCCACATCtttactgtgtgtcatttcccctctctgccccatgcttcctgtctatcttcggctgtactatcattaaaaggccaaaaaaatcatcttaaaaaTCTTACATTGTTGGTAGGTATTCAAcacatggagtccaccatgtttctacagtagcccagaacagacaaaacaccCACACAGCGTTACATTACCTCTGAAcacttcttgtgtttttaatatttcttttgaCACGAGTCTTCGGCTGTGTTATGTGCAAACATGGATTGAGTGAGTGTAGTATCTCACTGGTTACCGGTGTTCAAGTTGTGAGAGCGGACAGCTGAAAACAGGCAGGGACAGAGACATACAGCAAAGGAAACATCCGTGGACCACAGGCCGGAGTCAGAACAGGGCCGCTGCAGGAAGTACCAGTTGAGCCAGCAGGGCGcccctatttatttatttagtatttttcttatccaccttgtatatttGGAGTCGCTGAAACAAGTGAATTTGTAGGATCAATCATGTATATCTTAGATAAGGACTTTCGTGCATTTCActgccactgtagtttctccttcacaccaGGAAGGTGAGGCAAGGTGATTGCAATCAGCGAACTACACAACAAGATCCCACcgaatcctacacactgctcctttaagtcaaataaaatactgtaagtCAGcctataaaacacacaccatgTGTTCCAATTTAGAGAAAACAGTTTGACTGGAAGCCGATTGATTTGAAATGACGTACCAGAAGCACCGATGTGTGAATTGAGTTTATGGCACGCCGGTGTATCATGAAGTGAGTCACTGCTGGTAAAATAGTCTGTGGGGTAATGATGAACACTATGCACATTACTTTTCTGTGAAGCTTCAAACCTGTGAAGTTAACTGTCTGTGCAAATCCACCAATATGGCCTAATTATTTCAGTATTGCTGAAGGGCAGAAGAATTAAAGCCACAGTACTACACAGAACATACTTAGAGACTTATGCTGTTTTAAACCAGATGAATATGCATTATTcatcgagaaaaaaaaagaagcttcgGTGCACGGCTGGTAATTTCAATGCACTAAGCTGTCTTGTCTATAGACAAGGCAATCATGAGCAGAAAAATAGTGATTTGGTGAATATTGAGCGTCCAGTGAGTTTGATGTAGTGTGGGAGGGAGGGCAGTATTCAGTAGGGTAATTTCTCTCCATCATAACGACGCTGTGACTGACTCCCATCTGTCTATTACTTGAAGTGGAACACTGTGGGCGGTGTTCCAATCACATACATAAAGCTGGAGGAGTGTGGGGCGTTTTACAAGCTAAATATGCATCCCAGCTAATaaacatttgagaaaaaaaaataaataaaaatctaatagAACAAAAGCTTCCGTAATACTGTGCTCAAGTGACACTACTGTATGCAAAAGCAAAAAACTGCCATACAggacattttaaattataaaagaTTTGAAAAAGGCTCTGTATTTTACTTGTTCAGATTGGGAAGAGCAGTGGCTACATTTAGCtctgatgcagcagcagcagcaacagcagcagtgctgtAAGGACGAGGCAGGTCCACTGCAAACAGGGATTGCCTAATACAGTGAGAGCTGCTATCTGTTTTAACACTCCCAAAGCCAGCAGACAATAAGAGCCAGCCGAGGAGGTAATAAGAAGCATGTCCTACCAACTCATCCATCACCTGCcttcacacaaaaacacgcacattcttctttctttacagTCCTCAGCATCATACATTTCATGCGCTCTGTGCTTCCCTGTACACATAATCACTGTCTGTACACATggacatacacatgcatgcgcacacacacacacgatttaAAAGACTTATTTGATCCTTCTTAATGTGGTTTGGGTGACTATTTTAATGTGTGCTATTATTAACTGTGGGGGAGGCCACAGGAAAATTTAGTGGCAAATCCCTGCATGCACAATTTAACAATCAAGGCAGCCGAGTAATGTTACTTTAGGAAAAATGCAAGGCATATTAGCACATTAAAGACAATAAATGTGATTGCAATGTGATTATTCATATGTAACAAATGTATTGCATAACTAATATATgactaatatatatatcttaacTCAGCTGCTGCTTATTCTTAATGTAAATGCACAATTTCCCCCTTACAGGTTGTCTATTAGCTCCATTTCCTGCAGTGTTTCTCTCATTTAAAGGCAACCTGGAAAATTGTAATCTCACTGGAAATCAGAATAATTTACCAAAACTGACTTTACTGATAAGTAGATAATGATTTTTCCTGACTGTCGAGGGACACTGTTGATAGAATTAATATTAccattatgtttatttattgtggTAGATCTGTTTTGCACAAGAGACCAGAGTACAGCAGGAGAAACTAAAAGGAcataagacacaacaacacaaacagcatcaaGAACAATTACAGACATCTCTAAAAATAAGAGCTTAAATTGATCCAATGGGACAAAACTAACAGGTGTTACAGTTGTTtgtatttaattcaatttatatGGTGTCAAGTACCAGAAAGCGGCaccaatgaacgacgcctggctctcCCACCTGTTTGTTtaaggcaatccagacttttaTTGTCagttccccgttggtggaatgCACCACAAGTTCCTACCAGATAAGGAGCGTTCCTCTCTTCCTTTAagatccagctcttcagagagtgccttctctcctagcactaccaacaaccaGACATGCTAAACctacccctttaagaattgCAATAGCACTTATTACTCCACTTCTTATCGCACTATACCATGATTATCCCTTCTCTaaaagtcgctttggataaaagcgtctgctaaatgactcaATGTAAAGCAAGTTCAGCATGTATTCATGTGGTATTTCAATTGCCAAAAGTGTACCAATTGTTCCTCATGAGGTTTAAAAGTAAGACTGTTATCTATCCAAATTCCCAGATACTTGTAAGATTAAACAACTTCAATTCTAGTGCATGCTTGAGGTGATGCAGATAATATCTTAAGAGTGTTAAAGGATTCTAGAGATGGCTTGATTTGGAGAAGAACTATGTATATATAAGATTGTATCATCCACATAAAAATGGATACTACATGCCTGTGTTGGAATAATATGTACATTTTGAACAATAATCAACCAAGCACAAACCTAATGGTACCCCCTTGGTTAATAAATTGCCTGTGTTCTGTCAAACTAAAGATTAAGTTCCCTACAGAGTTTCTTGCTTTCAGGTTTTAATTATGAAGTTTATGTGTTATTTAGCCCTTTATATTGACACCGGTTTTGGCACACACTCtagtttttcttccttttaagAACCACCTGTTTTCAAGACACTGTCTAATAACAGCTCATAAAGTGTCTAGTATCTGCAAGCATCATTCACACTTCATAAAAGAAGAACCCAAAACTAATTTTTGCGGCTTTATTTATAGTAAAAATACTTTAGATACATACAAGCTGTACATAAACCGTCTCAAGAAAGTCAACAGAAAAGTCTCCTTGTGGAAAAGAAAGCAGGCAAAATGAATAGATACAAGGCAAATAACATCAGAAAAAACGTGAAATGTTTGCACTGCTTTAAAAAGTGTGCAAGTACAaggcattttttttctgaagagaGGTCGATGCCTGCTAAATCTTAACACtatctttttcttgttttcttttgagaTTTAGCAAGTGCAGATTTTATTCCAATAGATGAGGTTTGCTTTTTTATCAGTTGTGAACCAAAGTTAATGTGAaggtttttaacatttaactcaCTTTTTTTACTGTGTGATTGGATTTGTGCCGTTAACAACAGCACAAAACCTTGTAACGTTTTAAAGAAACATCCAGCAAATCCTCGAGTGGTTGATCCAGTTAAGGATTTGGGTTTACTGGATGAAAggtctgtaaaaaataaagaaaatacacaattGTACAGAGTTGAAGAAGCCTCTATATGTCTGACAGTGAGCAGGTGTGAATAGTTTTGTTACAGTGTCCACACTAGTTATGGTTCCCCAGCAATTCAAGAGCACAAAACTGATcctatttacaaaatgaaatcagaAGGCGATGTTCACAAATAGCAGTGCTGCGTATGGCATTTTGGTCATCGGTTTTATGgtgaaagaaaaatctgaacGGTGTTTTTGATAAGACATCAGCAACATGTTTGTGCATTAGCTGCCTACTTCAAtacttttagtactttttgGTGATCAGGTGGTTTGGCCAAATACAAGCTTTAGAGAACATTGTATCCTTTGCCACACAAATGCAGATGCACAGCCCTGCAATGTAAGCCTTTCCCCCTACAAACACTAATCTATGACCAAACATAGGCTTATAAAATGAGTGAATCAATATCAAATGAACTCATTTAAAGAGCCGTGAatgtgataaaatataaaaattttcTTCACTGCATCTACACACTAGCCATTTCACTCATCATCAAGCCCACTTGTTTTATAAAACTATATCAAATACAATCATTTTTGCCCACCAGTAAGTTAATTTGTGTGCCTTGGtttcccctcctccatctctatGAGATTGTTCTTTCTTGGTCCTGTCACTCAGAGTCTCAATGTGTGCAGACACCTACTGTTTCAAACTGGCAGTGCTCCAAGTTATCTCCCACCTTATCTGCTGATTTTATCCTCTTTTTTGCCTCCTGTACTGCAGCTCAAATGTCTATGAGGCAGAAGTCTTGACATGTTGTCCTGGTCCTCGGTCCCAGATGCTGATGGCTCCTCACTCATTCAGGGATAAAATTATGTCATCCTCAAGGTCAGAGTTGTctgagctgtctgtgtgtgtgatagacaAATACAGATTTAGAAATGCGAGGATACAGAGACATGGTGCTGCAGAGGTCAGTGGGTAAAGAGTAGAACTGCCAAAACggcaaaaacaaagcagctttggcaaaatgtgaaaaaaacactgcatcagttttttttcctctcaaatTCATGCTTCTTCTGTTATCCTCTCAACGTCTGGAAAAACCAAGACAGCAGTTTTTAAATTCCACTGGGAAGGACAGCATTTCTAACCAGACaagcatgaaaacagagaaactggACCAAACATCAGCCTTCTTGCATCACATATCCAAGACTGCAAACATGCTCACATCAGGTAAAAAGATGCTGTTAATTCTCATCCGGCTAAGTCGGTCTTCTTGGCACAGggcacttttattttgaaacaatgGCAACACGAGTAGAGggttaaaaaaatgtgacaagtATTCACATAATTGGCTGCGATGtgatgattatttttgtgtgtcattttgttCTCAAAGTTTCCAACAGTTAGTTACTGTAAGTGAATGGGTTTATACTGTAAGTGAGTTAATTGCATGTACAAGATTCAGTAAATAGTTGGCACATAAAATAATTTACCCTTAGTTTATGAACTTATtccaatttaaaatgaattcactTTTTCGTTCCATGTGAACAGTTTGTTCTTATGATGATGCacaatttatacattttactgCTGAAATTACAAAACCTCATGAAAGACAGTTAATTGCCATGTTTTAACACTGATGGAAAATCAAAgtcatgtctttcttttttaggCTTGTGTATTTTActataaacatgtatttaactCTTGTATGTATTTAATCCAAATCTACGTTTGGAGTTTCTGAGCAGTTTCTGAGAGCTTCTCAAAAACCTccagatttaaaatcatcaacCCTCTGAGGAAATGAGTCACTTGGTTCTCAAAATGACTCAGTGCACGCGGTTTAACCGTCAACCACCAACAGTATATAATTAGTGGACGGGGCTTTTAGTCCTGTGACGTGAAGCCAATACCcaagtgtcttaaacctgcgTTCTTTTGACTGGCCAGTAGGGGGCATCCCGATTGGACTGGGAGTCTTATGGTGAAATTACTTTACTTCTCACTtaatttattacctcagtaaagAGTTTCCTCATTAGTTTGTGGTCTCAATTGCtggtttcaagtcttcttccacacagcatgatgttcactttgtgattttttatcctatttagagtaaaatagacgATAAAGCAGGGTATCATTTACCCCGACTACCTTGTGTTTGACAAATCGTATCACACCAGGCTCGTGAagctcagatcaaactgtcaaactaggcacTGCTGCTCAAATGTGAATTAGGATTATGTTACGGTGTTATCTATTTCtcacctcaaatgttttcaggaaAATATTGTAGTGCCCTGTTTTGCTGTAACACGAGAAACTTTGTGAGCAGACAGCCTGCCCTTTTCCCTGCTTGAAACCTGAGTCAGAACCAACAGTGCAGCCCAACTCGTAGTACATCACCCACCAGCTCCATACTCTACAAAATGTGATCACTTCTGGAACAAAAAAACCTAAGATCGCAAGGGTCCATAATGACAAACTCAAGCTTTCGAAACGATTTTCCACAAATCAATGGGTGACGTTGCACGTTACATTTGGGTTTAGCTATATATGACATATGCAAAGGCCTTATGATTTAACTCAACATTGTAAAACTTCATAAGAACTTTAGAAACCCTTGTAAAGTTGACTTGAAGCACTACCCACCATTGTCGCCATCCAGATCAACGTCATCATTATCAGagtcatcgtcgtcattgtcatcgtcatcatccCCAACGTCGACATCCTCTTCGAGAAGGCGTGCGACCTCTTCATCAGAGGGAGAGAATTCATCGTTCCCATCGTCTTCCTCTtcgtcatcctcatcctctccaccGTTCTCATTCTCTAGTTCGGCGATAAGCGGATCTGTATCGACGTCATCGTCTGAATcctcgtcatcgtcgtcgtcttcCTCCTGGTCGTCATCCTCCTGGTGCACAGATGGCCACAAAAAAGGTAAATTACAATTGATACAATTAATTTTAATCCCACCCTGAAGGAACCAAACATGCACTGCACGATCTGGATTAAAAGAACAAAGTTAGAACCtgatcctcctcatcctcctcctcttcttcctctgcaagTCTCTGCCGACCAACTTCATACAGCCTGCACACCGTGTCAGTGTTCACAGAGTCTTGGTTCTACAGGACAGGCAGGAGGAAAAGAacgtttaatatatttataagatACATAAATTATCCCTACAtttatcaaaaaataataatgccaCATTAATTTACCTCAATCACAGCCAGGTAGCAGTCTTTGGTATCAGTGCAAAGGTCAAATATATTCCTCTTGACATCAATCGTGGCTGGGGAgagcaaagaaaatgtgtcaaactattaaattattattattaccaatagtatattaaatattacagtaatcGGCTAATTAAGTAGCAAAAAGTGGTTTTAAGTAAAACCATCAATCATTATGAAAGACATGAGGTGAGGGGGCAAGACGTCTTACCAATTGGTTTGTAGTCTGTGGCATTAAAGGTCCTGAACGATGAACCAAACGGACTTTTCATCTGCATCTCCATCATGTCGTCTTCGTCATCAGCCTGCAACATTGCTGCGAAAAGAAAAGAGCTCCAGTATGAGTGAGAGAGTAAATAAAGACGGCGCACAGCGAGTTGGTTCGGGTTCCTGAGAGGTTCAAGTGGTCACAGAGCCATTACGACGTGCCCATGGCTCTTCCTGTGGGGTGGCGTGAACCAGCTGGTTCTCTCTGTTGCCGGTCCAACACTGAGCCTTCTGCCCATATGGCTCTGAGTGACTGTGGTATCAAgcacatacacgcacacgcacacacgcacacacacgcgcacacacgcgcacacgcacacacacacctctacagGCTCTGTTCACACCTCTCgtcaaatacacacatgctcacTTTTGGTTCATAATTACCAGCCTTTGACTCAAACACACCTTTCACACACTTGCTCTGACTGTGGACTGTGGGGTAAGTTGTAGGCTTGATGCCAAATGTGCTACATTACCCATCACGCTTCTGTATTTACCTCCATAGATGACAGTGCCGTTGTTGTTGAAGACTATTCTGCACTGGTCCAGAGCGGGAactgtgtggaggaggtggaaggtCCGCAGATCCCACTGAGACGCCAACTAAGGACCATTGGactcttttttcatttgtatcAACTAAATCTGCTACAAATTTAATTACACAGCAATTAAAACCATCCTGAGGGCTGTAAAATCAatttttagtgaaataaatatttaatgttcagcagtgaaataaaactgaatagcCATCCTATCATTGGAGCGACTATAAATTTAAACACTGATACAATCTTTTTGGTCCTGATCAGATTTCTGAAATGCTCAATAATCATTACTTAAGTCCAACGTTAAATAAGCACGGTTGAGCCCAGAACGTACAATTACTTTTAGAGACTGTGAGGATGAGTCAAAAACAACATTCCTAACTCTTGCTGTGCTCTTGTCAACCCAAGTATCTCAAGGATACAATTTCTGTGTTGATGATGACCTCCAAGCCATTGGGATGGAACACGCCACTGATATTCATGTTGAATTTGTCAAATTTGTGGATGGCCTGAGCCGTGCGGACATCCCACAACACACCGTCGTTCAGTACCAGGTCATCTGTCGGGTTGAAGGTGGCGCAGTTCCTCTTGTAGTTGTTGGCCAGGTCGGGGTTGTTTAGAGTCAGAGTTACCTGACCTGTCTGGATGTCATAAATCTGTCAAAGAGCAGAGCTGAATGTAAGTGTTCACCATTGATGGATGTTTTTTAGTACCTAAATGCTGACATACGTACTCGTGCTATATGTTCCTTTGTCCCGATGACTCGGTCTTGTGAAAGCTTACTGAACTCCACGTAATGGTCACCCAGAAACGAATGcctgaagacaaagagacaTCAAAAACACCAAGCCAGTATGAGTACAAAGGTTTAAACCCTAAAATTGCTTAAAGACGTCGCAGGACAAATCAGCATCTATCGGCACAGTCCCAGTGTTGCCTCGGTTAAACTGTGCGGCAGAATGAAGCCAAGTGCTCGTGTCCCGTGAACTGAAGACTGCAGCCCTCAGGCTGTTAGCGTGCATAATTAAACAGCATGTCATCTCCTTTGGGCAGCTCCCTCTTTTGACAGTATAAAGCTGCTTTATCATTGGGCAGAGAAGACCACATGCACGGAGGCAGTGGGATCACAGAGTGGCTCAATTGAACTGTTGATCAATAGTCTGTGGTCAGAAAGCGCTTACTGGCGATTTCGCACTCCATATGTTTCAGTGCTTCAGATGTTTATTTAAGAGAGTGCATTTTTTATGTAGCTGCTAAAAATATGGGTTCAGTGTCTTGAACAAATATCACTTACTTCATGATGAACACTGATTTCATGCCCCACAGTGCAGACAGAGGGTAACTCCAAGAGGCTGACGTTAAGAGCAGAGAACCAtcctaaaaacacagaatatgaTGGTTAAAGATGCAGGttttcaaacataaacacacactctgcttgGAATATTCTGATATCATATATATTACATCTATTCCTAGGCCAGTTATGATGTCACAAGATCCTGCTTGTACATCCACGTATTAAAGTAAACCAACAATTTAACGTAGAAGTGGGActttaaatatcttgttatCATGTAAGAGGACAAGAAAGATTACATTTGGAAACAAAGAGACGTTGTATACAACAACTGATATGCAAGTAGCTTTCTCTACGGACCCGTGAGGGCTCCAGGTGAGTGATGGCTGAGctgtgacagctgtagctgGCTTCCTCCTGGCCTGTAAACACGTTGTAGAGTTTGAGCTGCCCCGTGCACGTCCCGAGCATCAGGAACCGCTCGCGAGCTGAGAAGGCACAACACATGAATCCGCTCTCGTCTTCGTCTGCCTCCCTGAACACCGAGATGGGACGGAACCTGCCAAACGTAAAATAAAGGATATAGAGAGACGTTTTTTTGGAGGGTGGACACCTCATCGGACTTTGTGTTTTACCTACCTGCTGAAGATCAGATGTCTGTCGAAGCAGCCTCCATCCACTCCTCCGTATTTAGGATATATAACCCTCCGTGTGTGCCGGGATGTAAAGTTGATGGGTGCTTGGCGTCTCTGTTTGGGCTCAGGGCATTGATGGggggtgaagagagagaaaggcggACATGTTGCCACAGGGTTTTTGCAGCGTGCATGCTGTTCCCTCAGGTACTCTGTGATGATGCTGTCTAATGCAGGAGGGGAGGGCAGGTGCCTGTCAAACTGCTTCTTCATGGCTGGACTCTGGCTGAAGGCACCATGATCAGACTTCTGCCTCAGCACCCGAGGTTTCTTGCAGCTCACAGCACTGCACGCTGCTTGCCGTTCGCGAGAGAAAACAATTCGTCCTATCAGCGGTGAGCCATTGCTACAGTGGGGGACAGACGCTGAGgggaaagcagcagcagaagacccAGTGGGTTGTGATGTAGAGGGCCGTGTTTGTGGATTGCTAGTTCCTGGGGTGGATGAATGTGAGGGATGGTTTCCGAGTCTTGACCCAACACCGTTGGCCAGCCGTGGGGTGCGGGGCAGAGTAGCAACAGGAGAGGCCGGAAGGGGAGGAGCGACAGGAGGAAAAGCAGAAGCTGAATGGGAAGAATGAGACAAACATGCCATCGGGAGATCTGCCTCCTTGGTGAGTGTGGTAGCTGTGTCATGAAGGCCTTTGGCCACAAGGTGGTTCCtaataagcagcagcagctctttgtCGGGGAAGGAGATCCTTGACTGAGCAACCACACTGGCTCTCTGCAGCCACGCCAGAGACACGTCCGTACCGATCAGCAACGGCTTCCCAGAGATCCTTTCTATCAGCTCAGCCGCAAACTTACAAAACTTGACATGTTCGCTGCGTTTGTCCTGGAGCACGGGCTCCTTCATGAGCTGCTGGATGTGTCCGCTGCTGAACAAAGGCAGCTTGCTGATGATCtgtctgacagagctggagcGAGACAAACCCACCAGAGCCTTACAAGCCAGAGCTCGGATCTGATCTGCATCTGTAATGGGCATCTTCACCGTCAGGAGGGACAGCAGCACCTACAGGACAGACGGCGAATGTAAGTTGAAAATACTGGCTGACAGAACTGAAGAATGgaacatttttattatcatttttagaAAGCCTCACAACTGTGTGAACTGACACACAGCAATAGTTATAAGAGGTGCACTCCCAAAATGCTAAAGAAAGGTATTTCAGTGCTTCAGTGCAGGACTTTTGTTCAAAGGATGCTCTGAAAAAACTCAAATCTTTGCTCAGGGAGCATGCAACTCACAATAATGACATTCCTAATCAAGAGGCTATTGTCTGATCTGGACAGGTGTATCATCTGAATGATCATAGATCCATATTATTTCCTTTATAAACATTCAACAGTATAAAAAACAGAACGCTAACATTATCTGTCACTGCATccatttaagtttttttatgaaaatgcTTCTGGTGGCTTAACAAAGTTAAATTTCTTCAAGGAAACGTTGCCGCAGGGAGTCTCTGACTGGGTGAGTTGGGAGCGACTACTTTCGACTACTGTCGTTTGTAAGGCAGGTTAAGAGTTACAGGTATAAGTTACAGCTTCTGCTTCAGCTTCAGGGCCGTgcagctgctgagagagagCTAAAAGTTAATCtcagccacaaaaacaaaatctcacAGCAGGGATTAACTGCCAGTCTGTAAAAAGCATAATAACTTTATTGTTTGCTTCGTGTGAGGGGAGGTGGCTGTCAACCAGGCAGCGAGAAAGTGAGGGATGAGTTTCTGTTTCACAAAGATGGCCCTGCTGGACTGTTAGG
The sequence above is drawn from the Larimichthys crocea isolate SSNF chromosome XV, L_crocea_2.0, whole genome shotgun sequence genome and encodes:
- the dcaf1 gene encoding DDB1- and CUL4-associated factor 1; protein product: MASASASVDSKAELTALLEQWEREQQGSTQELVTILTKISELVEKETEEYHKADPDPFDDRHPGRADPECVLGHLLKILFKNDDFMNTLVNSYVMTSREFSLNAAACRLLQNIMPGLETAVVFQEKEGIVERLFKWAQEAEQPLRIYATGLLAGAMENQDIAANYREENSVLVPLMLHRLRELQDKDAENKREIKRPSPRKTLSEPLLPLDEETVDGGFEDKPFTPGRNGSEREGAGPEEDGDIHLSAIEPENELSFRLNSPHKTSSRANSAVKTMMKPMSAPGSLTHQSVYDGSSYLRRKAERESGRTSKHKLNFSLPEPERNFSELSNSSWSEMSPWVIGNNYHLYPLTPEIEQRLILQYLTPLGEYQELLAVFMQMGARELLMHYMDLKQTNDVQLTFEALKYLASLLLHKKFAAEFVAHGGVQKLLEIPRPSMAATGVSLCLYYLAYNQDAMERVCMLPHSILSDVVGYTLWLLECSHASGCCHATMFFSISFSFRAVLELFDKQDGLRRLVNLISTLEILNPEDQGALLSDDEIFSSRQTAKHTCMALRRYFEAHLAIKVEQVKQSLQRTEGGAPIHSQPYYKAVSYSREQVVEMMEFLIEYGPLRLYWEPAEVFHKLSCVQLLLQLISIACDWRTYYGRSDTVRYALDILSILTVVPKTQLLLSEAVAVLDEGGSSVSTVGMSIVLAVAEGEVFVNDAEIQKSALQVAINCVCAPDKRMSSIGKFIAGTPRRRLPQQTKASESVLTKMWNVVQSNNGIKVLLSLLTVKMPITDADQIRALACKALVGLSRSSSVRQIISKLPLFSSGHIQQLMKEPVLQDKRSEHVKFCKFAAELIERISGKPLLIGTDVSLAWLQRASVVAQSRISFPDKELLLLIRNHLVAKGLHDTATTLTKEADLPMACLSHSSHSASAFPPVAPPLPASPVATLPRTPRLANGVGSRLGNHPSHSSTPGTSNPQTRPSTSQPTGSSAAAFPSASVPHCSNGSPLIGRIVFSRERQAACSAVSCKKPRVLRQKSDHGAFSQSPAMKKQFDRHLPSPPALDSIITEYLREQHARCKNPVATCPPFSLFTPHQCPEPKQRRQAPINFTSRHTRRVIYPKYGGVDGGCFDRHLIFSRFRPISVFREADEDESGFMCCAFSARERFLMLGTCTGQLKLYNVFTGQEEASYSCHSSAITHLEPSRDGSLLLTSASWSYPLSALWGMKSVFIMKHSFLGDHYVEFSKLSQDRVIGTKEHIARIYDIQTGQVTLTLNNPDLANNYKRNCATFNPTDDLVLNDGVLWDVRTAQAIHKFDKFNMNISGVFHPNGLEVIINTEIWDLRTFHLLHTVPALDQCRIVFNNNGTVIYGAMLQADDEDDMMEMQMKSPFGSSFRTFNATDYKPIATIDVKRNIFDLCTDTKDCYLAVIENQDSVNTDTVCRLYEVGRQRLAEEEEEEDEEDQEDDDQEEDDDDDEDSDDDVDTDPLIAELENENGGEDEDDEEEDDGNDEFSPSDEEVARLLEEDVDVGDDDDDNDDDDSDNDDVDLDGDNDSSDNSDLEDDIILSLNE